Part of the Vigna unguiculata cultivar IT97K-499-35 chromosome 3, ASM411807v1, whole genome shotgun sequence genome, ACCCTGGTGTTCTATTTAGCAAAACACAAGTGATTCAGGCGTTTGTGAGCATATGGAAAAATAACTGCTAATTTAATGGACAACAAAAATATACTGGCAGGGATTACATAAACTGGTATTAGGAAGTTGGGCTGCTTCTGTTGAGAGAATCTCCGGTCATCTCAAATATGTATAATGAGTCATGAAGTAATTGTAATCAGGATGATTCACTCGCAATAGCCTGAGCCAGTTTTCAGCAGCACGCGACAGAGAGTTCGCTTTCTGACATTCAGAAACTCCGTCAGGATCCCAGACAGAAATTTTAAACTTGTGTGAGGCAAGCCCGAAGATTGGTAATGATAGCTTCGATATGTCCCTACCTCTCGAATAATGATTATGTAGCCCATCAGTATTTGAACCTGATTCAGAGATTACACGTGTTATGGTTGATACCTATTTACAAACATCTAGCATACATAGAAATTATACAGACAACAAGACATACTTTGCAGAGCTGTTGACAGGGAATGGTATGTCAGGAAGCAAGCACTAAGGCTCTGTAATGTTGGACCAGTAGGTATTCTGTATATTGGGTACCTTTAAAAATGCACagcaacaaataattttaaattagtaattacaACGGCTATTGTCCAACCACAATAATTAGAAGACCAAGAGGATGAGAAAAACATACCAAGCAAATGAAACCCAACTTGCAGGGGAAAGATCACAGCTCCAGTATGTTTTCAACTCTGGAAATTGTCGTTCAAGATCAGAAATCTGAGTCAAGCAATATGAATACTTGTTAGGATTAAAAAGAACATACGatttatttggttaaatttttttcctataaGCACTTAcggaaaataagaaaaaaatgaaacaaaatccTTCACAAGCTAATTTAGCTCACGAAAAGTTAGTTTcatctttccttttatttttatttagataaaagtgctacaaaaaaatttatccaaaaaaacacacaatctAATTTGTAAGTCCAACAAATGATAACATCTTGCCTTGGTTGCTAATGGCTCACGATTATAAGGTGACTCATGCTCAAAGAATTCAAATATAAGCTGACCAGGAGGGTTGCAGCTCTCAGTCTCATCACTTGATGAACCCATGAAAGGTTTACCTTGTGAGACCCTTTCCAAGGCATGATTGCTTGCATCCAAAACATTAAGATGATTCCTACTGCCATGAACACTCTTAGCTCCTCTTTCATGACAATAGCCACTGCTGCTGTCACTGCTTGTCTCTCTAGCTGATTCAGAATCACTTTCTTGACTGGGTTTCCTGGAAAAAAGATGAACATTAGAATGACAATGTTACATATCATACTGTGCCAAGTCTTTAAATTCAGCTAAAATGGTAAACTGGTCCTGGAAAGGGTAGATCATGACACGAgcaaaaagggaaaataatttGGTTCCTTGATCTGAACTCCTTACATTTAAATGATTGTGTTTATGAGCATAAAACTGTAAGATAAATTTCTATCATATTGAATAGTGTCTACAACTTGCTAAatgtaatttattaaaataggcAACTAGTAGTAGACACCAAGAAAGCTACTATGAGTAGGCGTAGTAACAGTACATCAAAGTTATAACAAGTAAAAATACTAGTAACAATACATTTTATAGAGCTGCAGAGGGTGATGGACAATAGAGTAAATATGCTAAATACAATACAATGACTTAAGATGCAAGTACACAATATAAGAATAGTTGGATAAGGAAATTACTGTCTACAGTATTAAAACAGTTAGCTTGATTTCACACAACAAAAGGATCAGGTTTCAGTAGTTGCCATTATTGTGCTCGATTCTTAGGTCTCTTAGAGAGTTAGATCACACATTACTGATTGGCGAATATGTTACCATCTTAGTCAACCATTATAAAATTGTAGACAAGTTGATTTATCCACCAGACATCGGCAACTTGGCCTAGTCAATTCAATCATGCACTATGCATGTATGGCATGTGAGTTCTTAAGCTACTTACTTAGCTTTTCCCCCTACCTCATATGTTATCCTTCAAGACCCAGTTATGGG contains:
- the LOC114176145 gene encoding uncharacterized protein LOC114176145, with protein sequence MSATGGAAIAGGNRNRNRHLGENRFYSPPPLRKHREKQEQQRSSLSRTSSENRPGSSSDCSISSRATSDMSNLDRLLEHITPLVPTQYFSKTNSRRWKTRETELHPYFVLGDLWESFKEWSAYGAGVPIVLNGSESVTQYYNVSLSAIQLYIDPSKPSTRLRKPSQESDSESARETSSDSSSGYCHERGAKSVHGSRNHLNVLDASNHALERVSQGKPFMGSSSDETESCNPPGQLIFEFFEHESPYNREPLATKISDLERQFPELKTYWSCDLSPASWVSFAWYPIYRIPTGPTLQSLSACFLTYHSLSTALQSSNTDGLHNHYSRGRDISKLSLPIFGLASHKFKISVWDPDGVSECQKANSLSRAAENWLRLLRVNHPDYNYFMTHYTYLR